Genomic segment of Vanacampus margaritifer isolate UIUO_Vmar chromosome 13, RoL_Vmar_1.0, whole genome shotgun sequence:
ATAAGGTCAACTATCAAGCTAGAACATGCATGCAAAGATAGTCTGGATGTGTCTGCTTTATCATCTGTGGTCCTGGATCACTCAGCACAAAGTTTACAGTTCAACTGTATGGACAAATGCCCTGGACACACCTCCCACTTTTAGGCAATTGTATACTGCAATTTCAACTTTGTAGAAAGGCCATGTTCTGTTCTGGCACAAGTGAATGAAAAATTCTTGGATCATTTGGAGGAATGGACTAAAATTTCCACAGACACATACTTGAAAATCTTGTACGTCTTCCCAGAGAATTGACTGCCTATATATTTCTTTCCAGAGTCACGTCCAAGTAGGTGTACTGGCGAAGTGTTCTACAAATACTATCGAGTCGTGGCTTACCCAGCACCAGCCTGTCACGCGGGAACTCCCATCTGGAATCGTAGGGCAGCTGCATGGGATCCACATAGATGTACTCGTGGCCATCAGGGCTCACAGACTCGATCACCCTCCAGCGGATCTCGTAACGTGGTTTCTGGAAACGCATCACCGTTTGTTAAAACAATCGCCGGTGGTGGTATTTGATGGGGAGAGCTGCAAAGTATTAGCCGTCGGGGTGAATAcatgagaatgaatgaatgaatgtagtACCTGTTTCCAGATAACAACCAAGACAATGAGTGAGATGATGACAATGACCAGCAGCACCAGCACGGCGGCAGCTACGGTCAGCTCCCGATGAGGGCCTGTTTGGGAGGACAGTCGGAGGGTAAAATGCGTTTGCTGATGACATGTAGGATTACTTTGATGAGATGTTACAGGAAATGTCCGTCAGGCTTTAAGGGCactaaaacagggatgtgatttttccgctaattcgcggaattccgctttttttatcccccccccccccccaaaaaaaaaacgatttttttttagtagttcattgtgtatgcacacgcctccgacagataacatcttctgctataacaaagacatttgtggtatgctctaatatgagttacttttcatttggtcatgatataattatttgttcatgcttcACCCCCCgcccactgggcactgccctggacctagctgggtgccagcggcccccagacccgcggctaaattttcagataatttcactttggtcaaatcacatccctgctaaaAGGCTGTTTAAGGATTTTTGAGGATTGTGCcagtccagtcagcaagccaattgtttgggtcATGTGtgtgtcaatcacacagttgtcatagcgattcatacgataaaccagTTAAAAAGGATTTTAACTGTTCAATGCTGACGTTACTAAATTACGAACACGAGCTAAGCGTTTCTGCCAGCGCGTTATCAATGTTACAATGTTAGGACCGCGAGataaacggcacagccagcttccaaaagctgccgggaccgagcaaaaaaTGTTGGATAATGATGAGTGGATTGACTTGTTGAGTGCTGTTGGAACTGTCAATCaatatagcatttagcattagctaaagtaataacactaccaacggtcaccagattgactcaCAATTAAATCTGTTATAAGTAGTTCCTGGTAAGaatttattgtactgtatatttaattttcagttaaattgtagtgtcccggtcttttaattttgaaaatctggttaCCCTAGTTTAAGGCCAAAAGGTATTCTGGGAGCAAGGAGGGGGGTGGGAGGAGTTTACTAAGGGTGATGATGGGCTGTAAAGCTCTGGAAGGACCACGTAGCTAAACAACCACATTAGCTGTCAAAACAAGAGCTGGCATCTTGACAGCTGCTTTAACACTGTTGCAGCAAAACAGGAAGGGACTTGACAACATCAGAAGTTCACGGGTGTGGGGATGTTGTTTATCCTTACCGCTGGACACAAGCTTCACTTCCCGGCTGACGGCGGCCATTTCGTTGCGAGCCAAGCAGCGCACCGCTAATGTGTTCTCCAGATGGCCAAACAGGACCTGGCTCTCCAGGTTGTTGTCCTCGTCCACATGCGACTCCACCTCGACGTCCGTGGAGTTGGCAGGGAGCGGCACCCAGTACGATGAGTCGTTGGCACAGCTGAACGAGAGGCGACATGCTGAAACATCCCAAAAATCTCCCAGGTTGAATTCCAAAGCGACTGGGGCTTACTGTTTAATGTTTTTACAGATGAACCATTCCACTTCCGGAGTGGGCTGCCCACCGGCGATGCACACCACGGATTGGCCCGAGGCTGACCCGTGGTGGATGTCCATCAGGTCCACAATGATTGCAgggactggaagagtcacaagTATGTGAGATAAGGTCGCTAAAAGCCTGCTAGTGCAGGAAGGTGATAACATTAAAATCACACTGAGAAAGGTTTGGGCATTCCTTTCGCTGACCTTTGACTTTGAGGTTAAAGCTGACACTGTGAGTTTGGTTTCCATTCTCCACCTTCATGGTGTAGTTCCCACTGTCTTCCTCTTTTGCACGGATCAATGTGAGGACGCCTGAGTACCTACATGGAAAACCATGACCATAAATTGAGGTTCACTCGCTAGACCACGGTGCCGGAATGTCACTTTAGCCGTGCTAATCAGTGGCGCCGGATTGAGAGTCTCACCTGGTCTCGCTGACCTGGCGCAGACTGGCGGAGATCTCGGCAGTGACGTCACTCAGTGGGAGGCCATCTTTGAGCCAGGTGATGCGAGCGCTGGGGAACGAGTCAATCTCGGCTCTGAAGTCACGGACCTCGTCCAGCTCTGCCGATTCCTGGCTGCCAAACTCCGGCCGCAGAAACAGAAACTCGCGTTCTGTTCAAAAGCAGAGGCCAGCAGTTTATGAGATGTTTTTATGAGTGTTTAACAATACCTTGTGAATATAACAACACGGAGTGTTTTTATACCATAAACTGTGATGGCGAGTTGTTTGGTCTGGCTCTCGTTACTCATGATGTCAGTGATGGAGCAGGCGTAGATGCCGCTGTCTTTGGCGGAGGCTTGTGGGATGGTGAGGGTGTAAAGAATCTCCTGATCACGCTTATTTTCCTGCACCGTCTTCATGGCACGGTTAGCCTGCAGAGGACAAAGTACGCACTTCAGATCTGCCATGACATTTGATGCCATGAccgcaactttttttcttttttttttttgcaccgctCACCATTTTGCCGGGGTATTTCCAGTGGTCCTCCAGGATTTCCGACCCGCGAGCCAAGCAAGTGACTGTTATGGGGTCTCCAACCAGGAGAGCGGTCCGTTTGGCAGCCAGCTCAACGTGTAAAGCTCCACCACCTGACATGTAACAATTAAGAAGGTCAAGGGCCGAAGCTGAAGAACTGATTTGCTCGCCGAGCCTTGCAAATACACACCGGTCCAGCCATGGACGATGTACTGTTCGCTGTAGTGGACTTCTCCGTTTATGACAGCCTTACAGACATAGGTTCCGGCGGTGAACACCCCTAAGGCACCTCGCTTGCTGTCATAGACACTTTGGACCGGCTGCTGGGTGTCCATGTTAATCAGGGTCACATTAGCGCTGGGATTGGACACCCGACATTGAATCTCCATTTCCTCGTGGCCAGACAGCACGTGATTCCCAAAGGGCACCGGTGACGGCACAAAAGGAACATCAGGATCTGAGCAAAAACAAAGAATTGCTCAGCTCAGGTAAGGAATGGGGGCGACCTGAATGCCAACGAGGTGCCGTGTGAAGCAGACCTGGCACGTAGACGTAGATGCTGCTCTCCTCCGCTCCGTCCGTGTTGTTTTGGCTGTAGAAGCAAGTGTAGAAGCCGGTGTGCATGGCCGTGGCTTGCTCCACTGTGAGGGTGCTGACGAACAGACCACTACCGTCCTCCTGTGTCTGCTCAGGAGCATCAAGCGGCATGTCCCAGGCCAGCCTCGCTTCGCCCCGGCAGGTCAGCGTGAAGGGAGCGTGGAGGGCCACCACCATTTCTTCTCTTTGTGGCAGCAGCACCGGGCCCGAGGAGGGCAGGAAGGTCAAGGCAGTGGAAGCTGATGAGAAAAAACAGGAATCAAAAATCTTTTGATTGCATTTGCACTCCTGTCTCGTCTTCTTAACTACACATCTGTagttgggagcaaatgagttaaaggtctTACCTTTGACTTTGAGTGTAAAGGAGAACTGAGCCGTGCGAGAGCCGCTCACAGCCGTGATTGTATACATCCCGCTGTCTCTTTCCAGAGGCTGCCGAAATATCAGAATGCTCTGGTACCTGCCACAAGAACGAACACATGCCTTTGTCAGCGggattgaaaaatattttctggaTGCGCAACAGCAAAAAAGTTGAACGCTCGTCGTTCGGTATTCATGTAATTAAGTTGAGATCTTTATATTTATGGTGGATCCAGGTGGTAGTTATTTTAGCTCAGCACGAAGTCTAAAAACATGTGCCgttaagaagatttttttttttttttttggctcggTCCAAACATAACAACACACATCAGCCAGAGCTCTTACAGCTCAGGTGGTTTATTTGatctgcatgaaaaaaaaagaaacatgtaaAATCAACAATGTAGTTCTGCAGGTGGTTAAGTGCTTGGCTGGAGCCAAAGTAGCCCAAAGCCTCCGGAGATCATGACACGACAAGCCAAGATCGTCTGGCACAGAACTCCTGAGTGCTTGTTTGGAGATACTGTACATTATGACATGTTTAAGAGAAGCCTTTTTGGGCAGTAATTTGCCAGACTGGCAAGCTAGCCTGTTCCAGATTTGAGTCCAACACAAAACAGTCTTTTCTTACTTGTTGCCTTGGAGGTGGCTTGTTTTGCTGAGAATGTAGTAACTGTCTGTTAGGTCTTTGCCATCTTGTTGCCAGCTCACTTTGGGCGAGGGGGATGCGTCGATGAAGATGGTGAACTCGGTCTCCTCCAGAAGGCTGACAAACTCAGTCGCTAGGATCCCGCTGTGGTCCAGAGTCACGAAGGAACTCTCCTCTGAAGAAAACGGGAACAAGCGGTTATAAAGGAAGAATTCGGAGGTGGCTAGGTAGGAAGTGTGGCGGAGGAGAGGTTCTGGCACACATCTGCTGAAGCCATCGCATAAACGGTGAATCTGATGTTGAAAGCAGCAAACCTCCACAGTTTCCCACACGAAAACCACTTCCACGCACCACAATGGGGCAAAGGGTCTTACCAAAGACGGTGACAGCCCCGGTGTTCACCCGGACCTTTCCGCTGGGTTGGTGGGCGACGGAGCACTCGTAGGTGCCGCCATCCTGAACGCTGGCTTGTTGGATAACCAGGGTGTAGACGACCCTGTCGGGGAAATTCTCTTTCTTCTGAACTGCATTGACAGCCTGTAAGAACAAGAAGAGGGACCGTTAAGAGTTATTCAGAGGCTTACAGTAGCGCTTAATGGTTAAAACATAGACGGCAAGAGATGAATCACGACAGAGTCCAAAACCTGAAGTCAAAAGAGTCCAACTCACTGGAAAAAAGCTCAGGGGAACCCTTGAGCTCATGATCTTACAATGTGCTGTTGAGATTAAACCGGGTCTGCGCAAGATTAACACCGAGCCCTCGCTGTCGTGTGCAAGACAACATCTGCCCTACAAGTCTGAAGGCTGCTAGGGGGTCAAAGGATTTTCAACGCTTTGAACTTCTTCCTTCTCCTGGGCCATTTGTCCCGCACTTGGACCTTCCCGCGACTGTTACGCGTGAACTGTCAGGGCTGACGTCTTGATCGTAAACACGCGAGAACCGTCCGTCGGGCAGCCTCTGTTTTTCTTAAGGCGTTTGCTTTGAGGCCGCTACAAGGACGGCCAAAACCAACGCTTGGCTAATTTGAGACTCTGAGCTCCTGGGGAGGACAACAACACGGAGGCGTGACCGGCGGTTTGAAGGGAAATAGAGCACAAGAtagacagggggggggggggcaagcttGAAGGTTTTAGGATGAAAAACAGCTCGCCTGTGTTTTCGGGTGGAGCCACTGCTGCTGAAAGGAGGAGCCGGCGGGGGCCACGCAGGTGATGTTGAGGGGCTGCCCCGCCCGCAACGCTTCCGTGCTGATTTTTACATCCACGTCAAAGTCCTCCGCTTCAGCTAGAAGAGCCAGAAGACAGGAAGAGTTAGAGCATCATCTGACCACTTGATCACATAATTTGTCATCGAACGTTGACACATGCTCTGACTGAGCGAAAGCAGGCCTGTTAGGTCATTTCCCCCCTTTGCGATAATGACCTAATATAATGTCTCTCGTGCAGTGAGATCAACCGGCGATGCTCTCATCGTAAATACAGTACACCGCGTGAGTTCAGTGCATAATTTAGCACGTTCACATTTAATTCTAGACGCTGTCCTTGATGTACACTGATGATGTCactgtgaaaaacatttaaaaactaccATTTATCCTGACTTAAATCATGtcttattttgacaaaaaatattttgctaaaCCAGTTTTGATCCAGGTTACACACTCTGTACATATGTAATGTGtgattggatttatttttggaTCTTTTTTAGGGATTATTGACTATATTTCCTAAATTGTGTATCAGGAAATTTACCGATTCATTTAAACACATCAAATGACGGCGTGGGAGGATTTGTTAACATTCTgaactccctttttttttttttttgaaatgcctTATTGAATTAGTTAACGCAATGTTCAGTTTAAATGCTAATAGTTCATCAAAGTCGTTACCGTTAGTGCCATAATCGATGCATGCATGGATGAATCTCAACTCCATTTTGACTCAATTGCCTCAACACATGAtgggcaatgatcccacacagTCAACAGAATTAATTCATCGATTAACACCCTTAAACCGCTATATATAGACTCCTCGTACCATCATCTTTGACAGTGTAGATAGCGCTGGTGAGCACCCGGTCCTCAACGGTGGTCTCACACTGGTACTGTCCCGCGGAGAGGCTACCGAAGAAGCCCAGCTTGTTGTCATAGAAGGCGAACATCTTCTCCCCGCCGGGGACGCTCCGCAGAGTGACGTGGGAGTGGGGATTGGATACGCGACACGAGATGGACACCCCCATGGCATCCATGAGAACAACCAGATTGTTGGGGGTCTCTGGGACGAAGGGAATCTGAGGGTCTGGGGGTTCAAAAGAGGGAccgtttaacattttgttaagTGAAGTGAATGAGATttaatacaagagctgtatttCAACTGTCTGCCTTTACTTAAAGTTAATAATGCTCAAACTTCGACATAGGCCAACCAATTATATTTGGAGAAGCATGTGACTCCATTttgtaaatttatttaaaacaaaaagaaaaaaaatattccctgTCACTGTTAACAAGAGGGAACGAATGAAAgtgtattttgaaaaatatgaaacaaactgACCTGGAACAAAAACGTAAATCTCGGCTTCGTGCTCCACTTCCGGGTCACCTGCCAGCGGGTTTGCCGCCAAATCCTCGTCCACACAAACGTAGTAGCCGGTGTTGGCCACGGTAGCATTGTAGATGAACAGCGTGGACGTCATGTAGCCCGGTAACACAAACATATTCCCGGGGAGAGGCTCGGCCCAGACGACGGTGCCGGTACCAGTGCAGCTGACGTTAAACACGGAGTTTGGCCTCAGGACGAATTCCGTCTCGTCCGAGATGATGGTGGGTGGCGACAGCCCGCACTTGACTGTGACATTAACATTGTTTGCTTTAGTTCGAACTAACGAAACACTCCATGTTTGAACTATGAAAGCAAACGGTATCACACCTGTGACGGCCAACGCCAAGATGGACCCAAAGAACACGCGGAATGTTCTCGAACCATCCATGTTGATGGACGTTCTGGCctgtaaagaaaaagaaaatgaagccCCCCGCCCATGTAAGATTAAATACTTTGTAtttaagttaaataaaatttaactgTTATTTAACAAAGGTACTGTACTGAATTAAAAGAAAGTTTAAGGCACAGAAACATGATGCACGGTTTCAATACTAACACTGCACTTGCAAActgtatagcaaaaaaaaaaaaagaataaaatgacGGAATTAAAATGTCCCTCGGTAAATATGACAACCCTTCTGGACTATTGCACATGCATTTTAAATACAcgttaaatgtactgtactgaaaaaaaagagcagagtttgaacatttaattcagtaatTCTTTTGggtgccactagagggagtcaGTGTACCTCAAGTGGTACACATACCACACTTGAGAATTATTGCTATAAAATAACCCTGTAATGATCCGACATCggcacaaaaatatttttgtttcttaagATATGCAATTTAGAGGTTTGCAGacatgagattcattttttcgTGTTGTTGTATTaattcattgtttttctttcacgACTTGGAAATATTGCAGAAATATGAATTGTTACCaaagtgacttttttatttatttattacatttgtgaaggGTGCAACAGCACACCCTATAATTGTTAAATGATTATTATGTTGAGTTGGCATCTATGGTCCTAAAAATTATTTGTGCTCTGGTAATTGGTTGAGCGAGTAGTTAAAGGATTAactaaaaaatatgttgtatctGTACTTATTACATTTTTCCGA
This window contains:
- the pdgfra gene encoding platelet-derived growth factor receptor alpha — encoded protein: MDGSRTFRVFFGSILALAVTVKCGLSPPTIISDETEFVLRPNSVFNVSCTGTGTVVWAEPLPGNMFVLPGYMTSTLFIYNATVANTGYYVCVDEDLAANPLAGDPEVEHEAEIYVFVPDPQIPFVPETPNNLVVLMDAMGVSISCRVSNPHSHVTLRSVPGGEKMFAFYDNKLGFFGSLSAGQYQCETTVEDRVLTSAIYTVKDDAEAEDFDVDVKISTEALRAGQPLNITCVAPAGSSFQQQWLHPKTQAVNAVQKKENFPDRVVYTLVIQQASVQDGGTYECSVAHQPSGKVRVNTGAVTVFEESSFVTLDHSGILATEFVSLLEETEFTIFIDASPSPKVSWQQDGKDLTDSYYILSKTSHLQGNKYQSILIFRQPLERDSGMYTITAVSGSRTAQFSFTLKVKASTALTFLPSSGPVLLPQREEMVVALHAPFTLTCRGEARLAWDMPLDAPEQTQEDGSGLFVSTLTVEQATAMHTGFYTCFYSQNNTDGAEESSIYVYVPDPDVPFVPSPVPFGNHVLSGHEEMEIQCRVSNPSANVTLINMDTQQPVQSVYDSKRGALGVFTAGTYVCKAVINGEVHYSEQYIVHGWTGGGALHVELAAKRTALLVGDPITVTCLARGSEILEDHWKYPGKMANRAMKTVQENKRDQEILYTLTIPQASAKDSGIYACSITDIMSNESQTKQLAITVYEREFLFLRPEFGSQESAELDEVRDFRAEIDSFPSARITWLKDGLPLSDVTAEISASLRQVSETRYSGVLTLIRAKEEDSGNYTMKVENGNQTHSVSFNLKVKVPAIIVDLMDIHHGSASGQSVVCIAGGQPTPEVEWFICKNIKHCANDSSYWVPLPANSTDVEVESHVDEDNNLESQVLFGHLENTLAVRCLARNEMAAVSREVKLVSSGPHRELTVAAAVLVLLVIVIISLIVLVVIWKQKPRYEIRWRVIESVSPDGHEYIYVDPMQLPYDSRWEFPRDRLVLGRILGSGAFGKVVEGTAYGLSRSQPVMKVAVKMLKPTARSSEKQALMSELKIMTHLGPHLNIVNLLGACTKSGPIYIITEYCFYGDLVNYLHKNRENFLSLSPEKQKKDLDIFGINPADESSRSYVILSFESKGDYMDMKQTDTTQQYVPMLEMPNTSKYSDVQRSDYDHPPSQKDSSEMEGDNLLSDDMDEGLSTTDLLSFTYQVAKGMEFLASKNCVHRDLAARNVLLSQGKIVKICDFGLARDIMHDNNYVSKGSTFLPVKWMAPESIFDNMYTTLSDVWSYGILLWEIFSLGGTPYPGMVVDSSFYNKIKSGYRMSKPEHAPHDVYELMMKCWNSEPEKRPSFLGLSDTVSSLLPSSYKRHYERVNRDFLKSDHPAVTRVCMESDDAYIGIAYKNQGKMKDRESGFDEQRLSSDSGYIIPLPDLDPMSDDEYGKRNRHSSQTSEESAIETGSSSSTFAKREGETLEDITLLDEMCLDCSDLGEDSFL